The following coding sequences are from one Azospirillum humicireducens window:
- a CDS encoding dipeptide ABC transporter ATP-binding protein: TALDVTIQAQILRLIRLLQDEMGMGVIFITHDMGVVAEVADRVVVMWRGRKVEEGSVERIFQAPQHPYTKALLSAVPKLGALRGQDLPMRFPLLVVDDAKADAAPPAPPPVQDTVRAADAPLLEVRDLTTRFDVRKGIFGSLKARVHAVEKVSFAVRPGETLALVGESGCGKSTTGRTIMGLQSATSGTIRFDGTDTATLDSNGQAKLKEKIQYIFQDPFASLNPRMTVGFSVAEPMLVHDYVPTAKPGVSRRRAIEERVAELLTQVGLKPEHARRYPHEFSGGQRQRICIARAIACDPKLIIADEAVAALDVSIQAQIVNLLMELQAKRGLSYLFISHDMAVVERVSHRVAVMYLGQIVELGPRRAVFENPQHPYTRRLMAAVPIADPSRRTRDLRLLTGEIPSPIRAIGDEPAVQPLVPVGDDHFVARHAVGGDF, encoded by the coding sequence CACGGCGCTGGACGTCACCATCCAGGCGCAGATCCTGCGGCTGATCCGCCTGCTGCAGGACGAGATGGGGATGGGCGTCATCTTCATCACCCATGACATGGGCGTGGTGGCGGAGGTGGCCGACCGCGTCGTCGTGATGTGGCGTGGCCGCAAGGTGGAGGAGGGTAGCGTCGAGCGCATCTTCCAGGCGCCGCAGCACCCCTACACCAAGGCGCTGCTGTCCGCCGTGCCGAAGCTGGGCGCGCTGCGCGGCCAGGATCTGCCGATGCGTTTCCCGCTGCTGGTGGTCGATGACGCCAAGGCGGACGCTGCGCCGCCGGCCCCGCCGCCGGTGCAGGATACGGTGCGCGCCGCCGACGCCCCGCTCCTGGAGGTCCGCGACCTCACCACCCGGTTCGACGTGCGCAAGGGCATCTTCGGCTCGCTGAAGGCCCGCGTCCATGCGGTGGAGAAGGTCAGCTTCGCCGTGCGTCCGGGCGAGACGCTGGCCCTGGTCGGTGAGTCCGGCTGCGGCAAGTCGACCACCGGCCGCACCATCATGGGGCTTCAGTCCGCGACCTCCGGAACCATCCGCTTCGACGGAACCGATACCGCGACGCTGGATTCAAACGGCCAGGCGAAGCTGAAGGAGAAGATCCAGTACATCTTCCAGGATCCCTTCGCCTCGCTGAACCCGCGCATGACCGTCGGCTTCAGCGTCGCCGAACCGATGCTGGTCCACGATTATGTGCCGACCGCGAAGCCCGGCGTATCCCGCCGGCGCGCCATCGAGGAGCGGGTGGCGGAGCTGCTGACCCAGGTCGGGCTGAAGCCCGAGCACGCGCGCCGCTATCCGCATGAATTCTCCGGCGGTCAGCGCCAGCGCATCTGCATCGCCCGCGCCATCGCCTGCGATCCCAAGCTGATCATCGCCGACGAGGCGGTGGCGGCGCTCGACGTGTCGATCCAGGCGCAGATCGTCAATCTTCTGATGGAGCTGCAGGCCAAGCGGGGTCTGTCCTACCTGTTCATCAGCCACGACATGGCGGTGGTGGAGCGGGTCAGCCACCGCGTCGCGGTGATGTATCTCGGCCAGATCGTCGAGCTCGGCCCGCGCCGCGCCGTGTTCGAGAATCCGCAGCACCCCTACACCCGCCGCCTGATGGCGGCGGTGCCGATCGCCGATCCCAGCCGCCGCACCCGCGACCTGCGGCTTCTGACCGGCGAGATCCCGAGCCCCATCCGCGCCATCGGCGACGAGCCGGCGGTGCAGCCGCTGGTGCCGGTCGGCGACGACCATTTCGTCGCGCGCCACGCCGTCGGCGGCGACTTCTGA
- a CDS encoding ATP-binding cassette domain-containing protein translates to MSGAAAMRAVDTAPALLSVEGLSVAFDGEHGPVRVVDDVSFTVAPGETVAIVGESGSGKSVTSLSLMRLVDYAGGRIVGGRIRFKGRDGRERDLASPPAEALTDMRGNDIAMVFQEPMTSLNPVFTIGDQIAEAVMLHQGLDRKAARAEALRMLEKVRIPEPARLLDRHPHQLSGGMRQRVMIA, encoded by the coding sequence ATGAGCGGCGCCGCCGCGATGCGGGCGGTCGATACCGCGCCGGCCCTGCTGTCCGTAGAGGGGCTGAGCGTCGCCTTCGACGGCGAGCATGGCCCCGTGCGCGTCGTCGACGACGTCAGCTTCACCGTGGCGCCGGGTGAGACTGTCGCCATCGTCGGCGAATCCGGCTCCGGCAAGTCGGTGACCTCGCTGTCGCTGATGCGGCTGGTCGATTATGCCGGCGGCCGCATCGTCGGCGGGCGCATCCGCTTCAAGGGCCGCGACGGGCGCGAGCGCGACCTGGCATCGCCGCCGGCCGAGGCGCTGACCGACATGCGCGGCAACGACATCGCCATGGTCTTCCAGGAGCCGATGACGTCGCTGAATCCGGTCTTCACCATCGGCGACCAGATCGCTGAGGCGGTGATGCTGCACCAGGGTCTCGACCGCAAGGCGGCGCGGGCGGAGGCGCTGCGCATGCTGGAGAAGGTGCGGATTCCCGAACCGGCCCGGCTGCTCGACCGCCATCCGCACCAGCTGTCGGGCGGCATGCGCCAACGCGTGATGATCGC
- a CDS encoding D-amino acid aminotransferase, producing the protein MTISYWNGRYLPLDEVHVSPLDRGFLFADGLYEVTAAYNGRLFEPEAHIARLQRGMAELRIDCALSAGDWMAIMERLAVDSGIDGDLTVYLQVTRGAASSRGHAFPAGVTPSVFGMASPLKRPPASWRDQGVAAITIPDIRWGRCDLKTVALLGSVLAQQAATDAGVVDALQLRDGLVTEGAATNIFVVKDGVIATPLNDTRILEGITRTVILRLAAEAGLRLEERDIPAAELDAADEIWIASTTKEITPVTSLNGKPVGTGAPGMVWRRMFALFAERLGR; encoded by the coding sequence ATGACGATCTCCTATTGGAACGGGCGTTACCTGCCGCTGGACGAGGTCCATGTGTCGCCGCTGGACCGCGGTTTCCTGTTCGCCGACGGCCTCTATGAGGTGACCGCTGCCTACAATGGCCGCCTGTTCGAGCCGGAGGCGCACATCGCCCGCCTGCAGCGCGGCATGGCCGAACTGCGCATCGACTGTGCCCTGTCGGCCGGCGACTGGATGGCCATCATGGAGCGGCTGGCCGTCGACTCCGGCATCGACGGCGACCTGACCGTCTATCTCCAGGTCACCCGCGGTGCAGCATCCAGCCGCGGCCACGCCTTCCCGGCCGGCGTCACCCCGTCGGTGTTCGGCATGGCGAGCCCGCTGAAGCGTCCGCCGGCCTCCTGGCGCGACCAGGGCGTCGCCGCCATCACCATTCCCGACATCCGCTGGGGCCGCTGCGACCTGAAGACGGTGGCGCTGCTCGGCAGCGTGCTGGCGCAGCAGGCGGCGACCGATGCCGGAGTCGTCGATGCGCTGCAGTTGCGCGACGGTCTGGTGACCGAGGGGGCCGCGACCAACATCTTCGTGGTCAAGGACGGTGTCATCGCCACCCCGCTCAACGACACCCGCATCCTGGAAGGCATCACCCGCACCGTCATCCTGCGGCTGGCCGCCGAGGCCGGCCTGCGGCTGGAGGAGCGCGACATCCCGGCGGCGGAACTGGACGCGGCCGACGAGATCTGGATCGCCAGCACCACCAAGGAGATCACCCCCGTCACCAGCCTGAACGGCAAGCCGGTCGGCACCGGCGCGCCGGGCATGGTGTGGCGCCGCATGTTCGCGCTGTTCGCCGAGAGGCTGGGACGATGA
- a CDS encoding MurR/RpiR family transcriptional regulator has translation MEPPIQTGSLLIRMQNCQAQLPAALAKVGEWALAYPFRTATLKIGELAAAAEVSVASVNRYARFLGYEGYPEFREDLLRAFESTFAPVEKLRVAVQRDTSNAEIMRESLASDAGNITRTMELLQPEQCEAAVRLIRESKRIVALGLGDSAYLALFLADMLEPYVDHVREAIEFAGTERTIRRLMTVKPGDLVIAITSPRYSRRTIEHLQLCRERGARAIALTDAPDSPIVPLADVTLLAGADHGVRHSSPTGLMALIVALGTALSRSGPDSVGQAADVAERILPYLHVVPKNKRPTE, from the coding sequence ATGGAGCCACCCATTCAGACGGGATCGCTGCTGATCCGGATGCAGAACTGCCAGGCGCAACTGCCGGCGGCGCTCGCCAAGGTTGGGGAGTGGGCTTTGGCCTATCCCTTCCGCACCGCGACGTTGAAGATCGGCGAATTGGCCGCGGCGGCAGAGGTGTCGGTCGCGTCCGTCAACCGCTATGCCCGTTTCCTCGGCTATGAGGGGTATCCGGAGTTCCGCGAGGATCTGCTGCGCGCCTTCGAATCCACCTTCGCCCCGGTGGAGAAGCTGCGCGTCGCCGTTCAGCGCGACACCTCGAACGCCGAGATCATGCGGGAATCGCTGGCCAGCGACGCCGGCAACATCACCCGCACCATGGAGCTGCTGCAGCCTGAACAATGCGAGGCCGCGGTCCGCCTGATCCGCGAGTCCAAGCGCATCGTGGCGCTTGGCTTGGGAGATAGCGCCTATCTCGCCCTGTTCCTGGCCGACATGCTGGAGCCCTATGTCGACCATGTCCGCGAGGCCATCGAGTTCGCGGGCACCGAGCGCACCATCCGCCGGCTGATGACGGTGAAGCCCGGCGATCTGGTGATCGCCATCACCTCGCCGCGCTATTCGCGCCGGACCATCGAGCATCTGCAGCTGTGCCGTGAGCGCGGGGCGAGGGCCATCGCGCTGACCGACGCGCCGGACAGCCCGATCGTCCCGCTGGCCGACGTCACCCTGCTGGCCGGGGCCGACCATGGCGTGCGCCACAGCTCCCCCACCGGATTGATGGCGCTGATCGTGGCGCTGGGCACCGCGCTGTCCCGCTCCGGTCCCGACAGCGTCGGACAGGCGGCCGACGTCGCCGAACGCATCCTGCCCTACCTCCATGTCGTGCCGAAAAACAAACGGCCGACCGAGTGA
- a CDS encoding TRAP transporter substrate-binding protein: MTADMLQSRLVARMAGPIVAGLLGLGVAAGPLAALAETWDMPTPYPDTNLHTVVVKQFAEDVKAATGGKIQITVHSNGSLVRHPEIKRAVQSGQAQLGEVLISSWANEDPLFGLDSVPFLATDFKASRKLYDVSKPYLEKKLERQRLKLLYSIPWPPQGLYVKDEIQSIDGLKGQKFRAYNPATTRIAELSGAVPVKIEAAEVAQAFGTGIVTAMITSAATGVDTKAWDFVKVYYDVQAWLPRNMVFVNAEVWKGLDANTQKAVQDAAAKAEAAGWAEWEKKTAELNKTMAGNGMKVLPPSDTLKEGLSAIGKTMTGEWTKAAGADGEAIISAYRK, translated from the coding sequence ATGACCGCTGACATGCTGCAATCCCGTCTCGTCGCCCGGATGGCCGGCCCGATCGTCGCCGGCCTGCTGGGGCTGGGCGTCGCCGCCGGGCCGCTGGCAGCACTCGCCGAGACCTGGGACATGCCGACCCCCTATCCCGACACGAACCTGCACACCGTGGTGGTTAAGCAGTTCGCGGAAGACGTGAAGGCGGCCACCGGCGGCAAGATCCAGATCACCGTCCATTCCAACGGTTCGCTGGTCCGCCATCCGGAGATCAAGCGCGCGGTCCAGTCCGGACAGGCACAGCTGGGCGAGGTGCTGATCAGCTCCTGGGCGAACGAGGATCCGCTCTTCGGCCTCGATTCGGTGCCCTTCCTCGCCACCGACTTCAAGGCCTCGCGCAAGCTCTACGACGTCTCCAAGCCGTATCTGGAGAAGAAGCTGGAGCGTCAGCGCCTGAAGCTGCTCTACTCGATTCCGTGGCCGCCGCAGGGCCTCTACGTCAAGGACGAGATCCAGTCGATCGACGGGCTGAAGGGGCAGAAATTCCGCGCCTACAACCCGGCAACCACCCGCATCGCCGAACTGAGCGGCGCCGTTCCCGTGAAGATCGAGGCGGCGGAGGTCGCGCAGGCCTTCGGCACCGGCATCGTCACCGCGATGATCACCTCGGCCGCCACCGGCGTCGACACCAAGGCCTGGGACTTCGTGAAGGTCTATTACGACGTCCAGGCCTGGCTGCCGCGCAACATGGTCTTCGTCAACGCGGAAGTGTGGAAGGGGCTGGACGCCAACACCCAGAAGGCGGTCCAGGACGCCGCCGCCAAGGCCGAGGCCGCCGGCTGGGCCGAGTGGGAGAAGAAGACGGCCGAGCTGAACAAGACCATGGCCGGCAACGGCATGAAGGTGCTGCCGCCGTCCGACACGCTGAAGGAAGGCCTGTCCGCCATCGGCAAGACCATGACCGGGGAATGGACCAAGGCCGCCGGTGCCGACGGCGAGGCGATCATCTCCGCCTACCGCAAGTAA
- a CDS encoding TRAP transporter small permease, whose protein sequence is MRTALSILYRTAEILGAVALAAIAVLIVTQVASRLFGRMVPGADELAGYCMAASFFLMLGPALRRGAHIRVGVLVERLHGAPRRAFELACLGFGTALSAYFAWYWARMTYDSYDFGDLSQGVLPIPLWIPQALMAVGLIVLVIALLDDLLAVLRGGQASYQQAGMQSEG, encoded by the coding sequence ATGCGCACCGCACTGTCCATTCTTTACCGAACCGCCGAGATCCTGGGCGCGGTCGCGCTTGCCGCCATCGCCGTGCTGATCGTCACGCAGGTGGCGAGCCGCCTGTTCGGCCGCATGGTGCCGGGGGCCGACGAGCTTGCCGGCTATTGCATGGCCGCGTCCTTCTTCCTGATGCTGGGGCCGGCTCTGCGCCGCGGCGCCCATATCCGCGTCGGCGTGCTGGTGGAGCGGCTGCACGGCGCCCCCCGCCGCGCCTTCGAACTGGCCTGCCTCGGCTTCGGCACGGCGCTCAGCGCCTATTTCGCCTGGTACTGGGCGCGCATGACCTATGATTCCTATGATTTCGGCGACCTCAGCCAGGGCGTGCTGCCGATCCCGCTGTGGATCCCGCAGGCGCTGATGGCGGTCGGGCTGATCGTGCTGGTGATCGCCTTGCTGGACGATCTTCTGGCGGTGCTGCGGGGCGGGCAAGCCTCGTACCAGCAGGCCGGCATGCAGAGCGAGGGCTGA
- a CDS encoding TRAP transporter large permease gives MDQTTASLVVVVTMFLMLGAGVWVALALAGVGFVAMALFTARPVGMVMATNIWGASTSWTLTALPLFIWMGEILFRTRISSDMFKGLAPWTGWLPGRLMHVNVIGCSIFAAVSGSSAATAATIGRMTIPELNRRGYDQMMTLGSLAGAGTLGLLIPPSIIMIVYGVAADVSIARLFIAGVIPGIVLTGLFMAYVGGWSLLNPGRVPPPEPPQSFGEKIRDTGALIPVMLLIAAVLGSIYVGIATPTEAAGIGVLGSLVLALATGTLSWATFRDSLFGAAHTSCMIGFILAGAAFLTVAMGYTGIPRLLAEWITTMQLSPAALLVALTAFFIVMGCFLDGISMVVLTTSVILPMVQQAGIDLLWFGIYIIIVVEMAQITPPVGFNLFVLQAMTGKDIFTIGKASLPFFILMVVMVALLWVFPGMVTWLPSMMIG, from the coding sequence ATGGATCAGACGACCGCATCCCTCGTCGTCGTCGTGACGATGTTCCTGATGCTGGGGGCCGGCGTGTGGGTGGCGCTGGCGCTGGCCGGCGTCGGCTTCGTCGCCATGGCGCTGTTCACCGCAAGACCGGTGGGCATGGTGATGGCGACCAACATCTGGGGCGCCAGCACTTCCTGGACGCTGACCGCCTTGCCGCTGTTCATCTGGATGGGCGAGATCCTGTTCCGCACCCGCATCTCGTCCGACATGTTCAAGGGGCTGGCGCCCTGGACCGGCTGGCTGCCCGGCCGGCTGATGCATGTGAACGTCATCGGCTGCTCGATCTTCGCCGCCGTGTCCGGATCGTCGGCCGCCACCGCCGCCACCATCGGCCGCATGACGATTCCGGAGCTGAACCGGCGCGGCTACGACCAGATGATGACTCTGGGATCGCTGGCCGGGGCCGGCACGCTGGGGCTGCTGATCCCACCCTCGATCATCATGATCGTCTATGGCGTGGCGGCCGACGTGTCCATCGCCCGGCTGTTCATTGCCGGCGTCATTCCCGGCATCGTGCTGACCGGGCTCTTCATGGCCTATGTCGGCGGCTGGTCGCTGCTGAACCCCGGCCGGGTGCCGCCGCCGGAGCCGCCGCAGAGCTTCGGGGAGAAGATCCGCGATACGGGCGCGCTGATCCCGGTGATGCTGCTGATCGCCGCGGTGCTGGGCTCCATCTATGTCGGCATCGCCACCCCGACCGAGGCCGCGGGCATCGGCGTGCTGGGGTCGCTGGTGCTGGCGCTGGCGACCGGCACGCTGAGCTGGGCGACCTTCCGCGACAGCCTGTTCGGCGCCGCCCATACCTCCTGCATGATCGGCTTCATCCTGGCGGGTGCGGCCTTCCTGACGGTGGCGATGGGCTATACCGGCATCCCGCGCCTGCTGGCGGAGTGGATCACCACGATGCAGCTGTCGCCAGCGGCGCTGCTGGTGGCGCTGACTGCCTTCTTCATCGTGATGGGCTGCTTCCTCGACGGCATCTCCATGGTGGTGCTGACCACCTCGGTGATCCTGCCGATGGTGCAGCAGGCTGGCATCGACCTGCTGTGGTTCGGCATCTACATCATCATCGTGGTGGAGATGGCGCAGATCACGCCGCCGGTCGGCTTCAACCTGTTCGTGCTGCAGGCGATGACCGGCAAGGACATCTTCACCATCGGCAAGGCCAGCCTTCCCTTCTTCATCCTGATGGTGGTGATGGTGGCCCTGCTGTGGGTTTTCCCCGGCATGGTGACATGGCTGCCGTCGATGATGATCGGGTGA
- the pxpB gene encoding 5-oxoprolinase subunit PxpB yields the protein MAAVDDDRVRSVGVEIRFTTAGDSAFNVEFGEAIDRATNARVMALHARLKAAPPPGLVETVPTFRSLLVVYDPVATGRREMQAAVEAALAGSNAAAAEGRLWRLPVCYDPDLGPDLAELADGLGLTVERVAELHGSAEYFVYMLGFMPGFGYMGDLPAELERPRRTEPRVRVPAGSVAVAGRLTTVYPWESPGGWHLIGRCPVPLYDAGRADPVLLTAGDRVRFEAVDRAAFDGIAQAVAAGRFDPASLRAAS from the coding sequence ATGGCTGCCGTCGATGATGATCGGGTGAGGAGCGTGGGCGTGGAGATCCGCTTCACCACCGCAGGCGACAGCGCCTTCAACGTCGAGTTCGGCGAGGCCATCGACCGGGCGACCAACGCCCGCGTCATGGCCCTGCACGCCCGGTTGAAGGCAGCCCCGCCACCGGGACTGGTGGAGACGGTGCCGACCTTCCGCTCGCTGCTGGTGGTCTACGACCCGGTCGCCACCGGGCGGCGGGAGATGCAGGCGGCGGTGGAGGCGGCGCTGGCCGGCAGCAACGCCGCCGCTGCCGAAGGGCGGCTGTGGCGCCTGCCGGTCTGCTACGACCCGGATCTCGGCCCCGATCTGGCCGAACTGGCCGATGGGCTGGGGCTGACCGTGGAGCGGGTGGCGGAGTTGCACGGCTCGGCCGAGTATTTCGTCTACATGCTGGGCTTCATGCCGGGCTTCGGCTACATGGGCGACCTGCCGGCCGAGTTGGAACGGCCGCGCCGGACGGAGCCGCGGGTGCGGGTGCCTGCCGGCTCCGTCGCCGTCGCCGGGCGGCTGACCACCGTCTATCCGTGGGAGAGTCCGGGCGGCTGGCACCTGATCGGCCGCTGCCCGGTGCCGCTCTATGACGCCGGCCGGGCCGATCCCGTCCTGCTGACGGCCGGCGACCGAGTGCGCTTCGAGGCGGTGGACCGCGCCGCCTTCGACGGCATCGCGCAGGCGGTGGCCGCCGGCCGCTTCGACCCTGCAAGCCTGAGGGCGGCATCATGA
- a CDS encoding biotin-dependent carboxyltransferase family protein, translating to MSAFLTVVRPGLFATIQDLGRFGFQELGMPVAGALDPVALRLANALVGNPQGMAGLEIALLGPVLRVDSPAVRIAAVGPLAMTLEREGEATRPLEPHRSHSLRQGDLLRLGAVDGASVAYLAVAGGFALAPVMGSLSIYVRAGIGPLGGRPLGQDDRLPLARDGAADGPPDEPDLELPQPPEYGVGPLRVVLGPQDDRFTEQALATFLSAAYHVGKQADRMGLRLEGPSLKHRGSADIPSDGLVTGSIQVPGNGQPILLLNDHQTAGGYTKIATVISADLPRAGRLRPGDRLSFQAVTVDEAEAIRRRQEQAISGWIRAIRPVRPAGGIDLEALYAENLISGTVDIVNGGSDLPLV from the coding sequence ATGAGCGCCTTTCTGACCGTGGTGCGTCCGGGCCTGTTTGCGACGATCCAGGATCTGGGCCGCTTCGGCTTCCAGGAATTGGGCATGCCGGTGGCCGGTGCGCTCGACCCGGTGGCGCTGCGGCTCGCCAATGCGCTGGTCGGCAACCCGCAGGGCATGGCGGGGCTGGAGATCGCGCTGCTCGGCCCTGTCCTGCGGGTGGATTCTCCCGCCGTCCGCATCGCCGCGGTCGGTCCGCTGGCGATGACGCTGGAGCGCGAGGGAGAGGCCACCCGGCCGCTGGAGCCTCACCGCAGCCACAGCCTGCGCCAGGGCGACCTGCTGCGGCTTGGAGCGGTGGATGGGGCCTCGGTCGCCTATCTGGCGGTGGCCGGCGGCTTCGCGCTGGCTCCGGTGATGGGAAGTCTGTCCATCTATGTCCGCGCCGGCATCGGTCCGCTCGGCGGGCGCCCCCTGGGCCAGGACGACCGGCTGCCGCTTGCCCGCGACGGCGCTGCCGATGGGCCGCCCGATGAGCCGGACTTGGAGCTGCCGCAGCCGCCGGAGTACGGCGTCGGGCCGTTGCGCGTCGTTCTCGGGCCGCAGGACGACCGCTTCACCGAGCAGGCTTTGGCGACCTTCCTGTCGGCGGCCTACCATGTCGGCAAGCAGGCCGACCGCATGGGTTTGCGGCTGGAGGGACCGTCGCTGAAGCATCGCGGGTCGGCCGACATCCCGTCGGACGGGCTGGTCACCGGCTCCATCCAGGTGCCGGGCAACGGGCAGCCGATCCTGCTGCTGAACGACCATCAGACTGCCGGCGGCTATACCAAGATCGCCACCGTGATCTCCGCCGACCTGCCCCGCGCCGGCCGCCTGCGCCCCGGCGACCGCCTGTCCTTCCAGGCAGTGACGGTGGACGAGGCCGAAGCGATCCGCCGTCGGCAGGAACAGGCGATATCCGGCTGGATCCGTGCCATCCGCCCGGTGCGCCCGGCCGGCGGCATCGACCTGGAGGCGCTCTATGCGGAGAATCTGATCTCCGGCACGGTGGACATCGTCAATGGCGGCAGCGATCTTCCGCTGGTTTGA
- a CDS encoding ABC transporter ATP-binding protein yields MVGASQSSQSAQRGQTLLLDGITQRYGNTLAVNDVTLDIKGGELVALLGPSGCGKTTLLRIIAGFMAQTKGHVIVGGEAIDGLPPNRRSVGIVFQNYALFPHMTVAENVAYGLDARGVDRATQRSEAQRMLDLVKLGHLGDRMPRQLSGGQQQRVALARALAVNPSILLLDEPFAALDKNLRLDMQIEVKRIQRLSGITTILVTHDQEEALSMADRVAVLSQGRLEQFSPPSDIYDAPDSLFVNTFVGSANLLGGVLLDADRSGGTVRLDAGGTIETRAPKGDVRPGGRVTVCLRPEHLRVDPAASGADTLNGVVEMGLPLGATIVHEVRVADGSAVKVSEPRIDRAALFPPGTPVRLAPVAPRLASVFAAA; encoded by the coding sequence ATGGTCGGAGCCTCGCAAAGCAGCCAGTCGGCCCAACGTGGGCAGACGCTTCTTCTCGACGGGATCACCCAGCGCTACGGCAACACGCTGGCCGTCAACGACGTGACGCTCGACATCAAGGGCGGCGAGCTGGTCGCCCTGCTCGGCCCGTCGGGTTGCGGCAAGACGACCCTGCTGCGGATCATCGCCGGCTTCATGGCCCAGACAAAGGGCCACGTCATCGTCGGCGGCGAGGCCATCGACGGGCTGCCGCCCAACCGCCGCTCCGTCGGCATCGTCTTCCAGAACTACGCGCTGTTCCCACACATGACGGTGGCGGAGAATGTCGCCTATGGGCTGGACGCCCGCGGCGTCGACCGTGCCACCCAGCGCAGCGAGGCCCAGCGCATGCTGGATCTGGTGAAGCTGGGCCATCTCGGCGACCGCATGCCGCGCCAGCTGTCCGGCGGGCAGCAGCAGCGCGTCGCCCTGGCCCGCGCGCTGGCGGTGAACCCGTCGATCCTGCTGCTCGACGAACCTTTCGCGGCGCTGGACAAGAACCTGCGCCTCGACATGCAGATCGAGGTGAAGCGCATCCAGCGCCTGTCCGGCATCACCACCATCCTCGTCACCCATGACCAGGAGGAGGCGCTGTCGATGGCTGACCGCGTCGCGGTGCTGAGCCAGGGCCGGCTGGAGCAGTTCTCCCCGCCGAGCGACATCTACGACGCGCCGGACAGCCTCTTCGTCAACACCTTCGTCGGCTCCGCCAACCTGCTGGGCGGCGTTCTGCTCGATGCCGACCGCAGCGGCGGCACGGTGCGGCTGGATGCCGGCGGCACCATCGAGACGCGCGCCCCCAAGGGCGACGTCCGCCCCGGAGGCCGCGTCACCGTCTGCCTGCGGCCGGAGCATCTGCGCGTCGATCCGGCGGCCTCCGGCGCCGACACGCTGAACGGCGTGGTCGAGATGGGGCTGCCGCTGGGCGCCACAATCGTCCACGAAGTGCGCGTCGCCGACGGATCGGCCGTGAAGGTGTCGGAACCGCGCATCGACCGCGCCGCGCTGTTCCCCCCCGGCACGCCGGTGCGCCTCGCCCCGGTCGCCCCCCGCCTCGCCTCGGTCTTCGCCGCGGCCTGA
- a CDS encoding ABC transporter substrate-binding protein, with translation MLLTRRTLMQTALTLGAMHAFPGLTWAQARPLVFATFTGSWEEAHKAVLVPAFRKATGNADMVLDPMLSVDQIAKVNAAKTNPPIDVMLHDPGPALQAIAQDLVEPYPVEKSAYYKDLIPEAQVPMGPSPFFQVVGITYNPETVKTPPTSWADLWKPEFKGRVGITNLNSTLGTGFMVELAKMHGGSESNIDPAFKALEALRPSLAAVAANPGQLATLFQQGQIDISPGNFNAIQILKARGVPVEFVIPKEGAIAFKTTIHIVKNSPNKELAFKLIEAALSPEVQAQLMEEPFLIVPTNTKVAIKGELAKTLAKDHAEIAKKFVFQDWAKINEQRSAWIERFNREIRV, from the coding sequence ATGCTGCTGACCCGCCGCACCCTGATGCAGACGGCCCTGACGCTGGGTGCCATGCACGCCTTCCCCGGCCTGACCTGGGCGCAGGCGCGCCCGTTGGTCTTCGCGACCTTCACCGGCAGCTGGGAGGAGGCGCACAAGGCCGTGCTCGTCCCCGCCTTCCGCAAGGCGACCGGCAACGCCGACATGGTGCTCGACCCCATGCTGTCGGTCGACCAGATCGCCAAGGTGAACGCGGCGAAGACCAATCCGCCGATCGACGTCATGCTGCACGATCCGGGTCCCGCGCTGCAGGCCATCGCCCAGGATCTGGTCGAGCCCTATCCGGTGGAGAAAAGCGCCTACTACAAGGACCTGATCCCGGAGGCCCAGGTGCCGATGGGGCCGTCGCCCTTCTTCCAGGTGGTCGGCATCACCTACAACCCGGAAACGGTGAAGACGCCGCCGACCTCCTGGGCCGATCTGTGGAAGCCGGAATTCAAGGGCCGCGTCGGCATCACCAACCTGAACTCGACGCTCGGCACCGGCTTCATGGTGGAACTGGCCAAGATGCATGGCGGGTCGGAGTCCAACATCGACCCCGCCTTCAAGGCGCTGGAGGCGCTGCGCCCCAGCCTCGCCGCCGTCGCCGCCAACCCCGGACAGCTCGCCACCCTGTTCCAGCAGGGGCAGATCGACATCTCGCCCGGCAATTTCAACGCCATCCAGATCCTGAAGGCGCGCGGCGTCCCGGTGGAGTTCGTCATCCCCAAGGAAGGCGCCATCGCCTTCAAGACGACCATCCACATCGTCAAGAACTCTCCCAACAAGGAGCTGGCCTTCAAACTGATCGAAGCCGCCCTGTCGCCGGAGGTCCAGGCCCAGCTGATGGAGGAGCCGTTCCTGATCGTGCCGACCAACACCAAGGTCGCGATCAAGGGCGAACTCGCCAAGACGCTTGCCAAGGACCATGCCGAGATCGCGAAGAAGTTCGTCTTCCAGGACTGGGCCAAGATCAACGAACAGCGCAGCGCCTGGATCGAACGCTTCAACCGCGAGATCAGGGTGTGA